The following proteins come from a genomic window of Acomys russatus chromosome 17, mAcoRus1.1, whole genome shotgun sequence:
- the LOC127201228 gene encoding 40S ribosomal protein S25-like gives MPPKDDKKKKDAGKSAKKDKDPVNKSGGKAKKKKWSKGKVRDKLNNLVLFDKATYDKLCKEVPNYKLITPAVVSERLKIRGSLARAALQELLSNGLIKLVSKHRAQVIYTRNTKGGDAPAAGEDA, from the coding sequence ATGCCACCCAAGGacgacaagaagaagaaagatgctggGAAGTCggcaaaaaaagacaaagacccagTAAATAAGTCTGGTGGCAAGGCCAAAAAGAAGAAGTGGTCCAAAGGCAAAGTTCGGGACAAGCTCAACAATTTAGTCCTGTTTGACAAAGCCACATACGACAAACTCTGCAAGGAAGTTCCCAACTATAAGCTTATTACTCCAGCTGTTGTCTCTGAGAGGCTGAAGATCCGCGGCTCGCTGGCCAGGGCAGCCCTTCAGGAGCTGCTTAGTAATGGACTTATCAAGCTGGTTTCGAAGCACAGAGCCCAAGTAATTtacacaagaaacacaaagggTGGAGATGCCCCAGCTGCTGGTGAAGATGCATAA